Genomic window (Streptomyces sp. LX-29):
GGACGCCATACGTGCTGCGGCACCGCACGCTCCGGGTCCTCCAGGTCCAGGACGTCCTTCACATGCAGATAGCCCATGAAGGCGCCGCGCGGCCCGCGGACCGGGAAGCGGGAGTAGCCGGTCCGTACCGTCAGCTCCTCGATCTGCCTCGGGGTGACGGCGGGGTCCACGGTGACCAGGCCGGCCGGGTCCAGGAGCACGTCCGTGATGGGCCGGCTGCCCAGCTCCAGCGCGTCGGCGAGCCGCTCGTGCTCGCCCGGTTCGAGCAGCCCGGCCTGGCGCGAGTCGGCGACGAGGTGGGTGAGCTGCTCGCTGGTGAAGACGGCCTCGACCTCGTCCTTGGGTTCGACCTGGAAGAGCCGCAGCACCAGCCGCGCCGCGGCCCCCAGCCCGGCCGTCACCGGGCGGCACAGCCGGGCGAAGCCGACCAGCCCCGGCGCCAGCCACAGGGCGGTCTTCTCGGGCGCGGCCATGGCCAGGTTCTTCGGCAGCATCTCGCCGATGACCAGGTGCAGACAGACCACGACCGCCAGGGCCAGCGCATAGCCCAGCGGGTGGATGAGCTGCTCCGGCAGGTGGACGGCGTGGAAGACGGGTTCCAGCAGCCGCGCCACGGTCGGCTCGGCGACCGCGCCGAGGGTCAACGAGCAGACGGTGATGCCGAACTGCGCCGCGGCCATCATCTGCGGCAGGTTCTCCAGCCCGGACAGCACCGTACGGGCGCGGGCCGAGCCCCCGGCGGCGTGCGGCTCGATCTGGCTGCGGCGCACCGACACCAGGGCGAACTCGGCGCCCACGAAGAAGCCGTTGGCGAGGACCAACAGCACGGCGAAGAGGAGTTGCAGGGCGCTCATCGGGCGGCCCCCGCGGAGGCCGGGGCGGAGGCGGAGTCCGGTGCCGCGTCGGGCGCGGAGGCCGGGCCGGAGACCCGTGCCGCGAACCGTGCGGATTCCGTACCGGCGTCCGAGAGCGGGGCCGGCGCCGGGGCGGCCGTCGTACGGACGATGCGCACCCGCTCGGCGCGGTGGTGCCCGACCTGTCGCACGGACAGCTTCCAACCGGGCAGCTCGGCGGTGTCGCCGGGGACGGGGATGCGCGCCAGAAGGTCCGCGACGAGTCCGGCGACGGTCTCGTACGGCCCGTCGGGCGCCTCCAGGCCGATGGTGCGCAGCGCGTCGACGCGGCAGCCGCCGTCGGCCTCCCAGACCGGGCGGCCGTCCTCGCCGGAGAGCTGGGTCAGATCGGGGTTGTCGGCGGCCTCGTCGTCGTGCTCGTCGCGCACCTCGCCGACGAGTTCCTCGACGATGTCCTCCAGGGTGACGACGCCCGCCGTGCCGCCGTACTCGTCGACGACGACGGCTATCGGCTGTTCGCTGCGCAGCCGCTCCAGCAGCGGCTGCACCGGCAGCGTCTCGGGGACCAGCAGCGGGGGGCGGGCGATGCGGCCGGCGGGGGTGCGCAGCCGCTCGTGGGCGGGCACGGCCAGGGCGTCCTTGAGGTGCACCATGCCGATCACCTCGTCCAGCCGCTCGCGATAGACGGGAAACCGGGACAGACCGGTCGCACGGGTGAGGTTGAGGACGTCCTGCGCGGTCGCCGTGGACTGGAGGGCGCTGACCCGCACTCGGGGGGTCATCACATGCTGGGCGGTCAGCTCGCCCAGCGACAGCGTCCGCACGAACAGGTCCGCGGTGTCCTGCTCGATGGCGCCGGCGCGCGCGGAGTGGCGGGCGAGCGAGACGAGTTCGCCGGGGGTGCGGGCCGAGGCGAGCTCCTCGGTGGGCTCCACGCCCAGGGCGCGCACCAGGCGGTTGGCGAAGGCGTTGAGGGCCGCGATCAGCGGCCGGAAGAAGCGGGCGAAGGCGTACTGGGGGCCGGCGACGAACCGCGCGACCTGCATCGGTCGGGAGACCGCCCAGTTCTTGGGCACGAGCTCGCCGATGACCATCTGGACGGCGGACGCCACCAGCATGCCTATGACGACGGCGACGCCGGGCACCGCTCCGCCGGGCACCCCGGCGCCGGTGAGCGGACCGGTCAGCAGATGGCCCAGGGCGGGCTCGGCGAGCATGCCGACGACCAGCGAGGTGATGGTGATACCGAGCTGCGTCCCGGAGAGCTGGAAGGAGAGCTCGCCCAGCGAGCGCGTGACCGCGCGGGCCCGGCGGTCGCCCTCGGCTGCGGCCCGCTCGGCCTCCGGTCGTTCGACCGTGACCAGGCCGAACTCGGCGGCGACGAAGAAGCCGTTGGCGAGGATGAGGACGAGTGCCGCGGCGAGCAGCAGAAGAGAGAGGGTGATGCTCATGCCGCCGCCTTCGGGCGAGCGGCGGCGCAGATACTACAGGACGAACCGTCCATCGTTGGAGGAAGTCACTCCTCTTGTCGCAGGAGCCCGGTGGTCGGGCGGGGCGCACGGTGCGCCTTGCGCAACAGAGTAATCAAGGAAACCCGAGGTACGGCAGAGTCATCGCTCCGGTTGCCCGGTCTTCGTCGAGGTCGTTCCCGTTCGCCGATCGGCACCCGCCGGGCGGCGCGGTGCGGCCGGCGGGGTTCGCGGGGCGCCTGACCGTGCGTCGACCGTCCGCTAGACGACCGCGCCCGGTCTGACCGGTCTCAGCGCTTCGGGCCGTGGCCCGTGCCGTGCTGCTCGACGAGCGCGCGCAGGGCGCGGGCGTCGTTGATGGCCTGTGCCTTGGCGATGCCGGGCTGGATGCCCATGGCGGCCAGGCTGGTGCCGTCCGAGAGGTCCAGCAGCACCCAGGGGTCGCCGGGCCGGAGGTTGACCCGCACCACCTCCGCCCAGGCCAGGCTGCGCTTGGAGGCGACGTTGACGACCGTCACGCCCTCGGTGTCGGCGACCACCTTGGGCCGGCTGAGCAGTACGAGCACGCTGAGGAACAGCAGGCCGGTGAAGACGAAGCTGACCTTCTCACCGGGGCTCAACCGGGAGAGCAGCAGTCCGGTCGCCGACAGGCAGACCGCCACGGCGACGCCGACGGTCAGCAGCACCAGCCGGGTGCGGGTGGGGCGGAAGGTGACCGGGAGCTCGGGAAGGGATGCGGGGGCGGACACGGCGTCGGTCTCTCGTCGGCGGGTGGTGGGTGGATGCGGCCCCGGACCGGGCCGAGGCGCGGCCCGGGGCTCGGCTGCTCAGAGCCGGCAGGCGTGGATGCCGGTGGTCAGGATGGCCCGGGCACCCAGCTCGTAGAGCTCGTCCATGATCCGCTGGGCGTCGGCGGCCGGCACCATCGAGCGGACCGCCACCCAACCCTCGTGGTGCAGCGGGGAGACGGTCGGCGACTCCAGTCCGGGGGTGAGCGCCACGGCCTTCTCGACGTGCTCCACCCGGATGTCGTAGTCCATCATCACGTACCGCCGGGCCACCAGGACGCCCTGCATGCGGCGCAGGAACTGCTGCACCTTCGGGTCGTCGGCCGGCGCCCCGACGCGGCGGATGACGACCGCCTCCGACTCCAGGATCGGTGCGCCGATGACCTCCAGACCGGCGTTGCGCAGGGTGGTGCCGGTCTCCACGACATCCGCGATGATCTCGGCGACGCCGAGCTGGATGGCGGTCTCGACGGCCCCGTCGAGGTGGACCACGGAGGCGTCGACGCCGTTGTCGGCCAGGTGCTTGGTGACCAGGCCGGGGAAGGAGGTGGCGATCGTCATCCCGCCGAAGTCGCCCACGTCCTTGGCGGTGCCGGGACGGGTGGCGTAGCGGAACGTCGAGCCGGCGAAGCCGAGCTGCATGATCTCCTCGGCCTGGGAGCCCGAGTCGAGCAGCAGGTCGCGCCCGGTGATGCCGATGTCCAGACGGCCGGAGCCGACGTAGACGGCGATGTCGCGCGGGCGGAGGAAGAAGAACTCCACCTCGTTGTTGGTGTCCACGAGGACCAGTTCCCGCCGGTCTTTCCGCTGCCGGTAGCCCGCCTCATGGAGCATCGCCGACGCAGGCTCGGACAGAGAACCCTTGTTGGGAACGGCGATGCGCAGCATGAGAGCGATTTCCTTCGTGCGTAGGAACGTTGGACGGTGCGGGCGGGTTCGGTCGACGGGCGGGGTCGGTCGGCGACCGGGGTCAGAGGTGAGCGTATACGTCGTCGAGGGAGATCCCCCGGGCGACCATCATCACCTGGAGGTGGTAGAGCAGCTGGGAGATCTCCTCCGCGGTGCGGTCGGCGCCCTCGTACTCGGCGGCCATCCACACCTCCGCGGCCTCCTCGACGACCTTCTTGCCGATGGCATGCACGCCCTTGTCCACCAGCTCGGCGGTGCGGGAGGTGCTGGGGTCGCCCGAGGCGGCCTTGTGCTGGAGCTCCGTGAAGAGCTCCTCGAATGTCTTGTTGGCCATGGTGGTCCTAGCCTACGGGGTCCCCGGCACCGTTCGGCGCTAGGGCTCGCGTCCGCCCCGGACCCGCCTCGGCGCGGCTGTCCGGCGCGACGCGAGGCCGGGAGCCCGCGAGCCCCCGAGCGAGCCGGGACGTCGCGCGACCTCGGGAGCCGCCGGCGCCGGCGTGGACACGGGGCCCGGCGGCGCCGCGGGGGCTCGGGACCCGGCGGCGCCGCGGGAGCGCTGGGCGGCTCGGGCGCCCGTCGGTCAGTGCCAGGGCTCGGAGACCGAGCGGAGGGTGACGGCGGTGGCGACGGCGGCGGTGACCGCCTCGTGGCCCTTGTCCTCGTTGGAACCGGGCAGCCCGGCCCGGTCCAGCGCCTGCTCCTCGGTGTCACAGGTCAGCACGCCGAAGCCGACCGGCACACCGGTGTCGACGCTGACCTGGGTCAGGCCCTGGGTGACTCCCTGGCAGACGTACTCGAAGTGCGGCGTGCCGCCGCGGATCACCACGCCCAGCGCGACGACGGCGTCGTAGCCGCGGCCGGCCAACACCTTGGCGACGACCGGCAGCTCCCAGCTGCCGGGCACACGCAGCACGGTCGGCTCGTCGATGCCCAGGTCGTGGAGGGCGCGCAGCGCGCCGTCCACCAGGCCGTCCATCACCTTCTGGTGCCACTGCGCGGCCACCACGGCCACGCGCAGGTCGCCGCAGTTCTTCACGGTCAGCTCGGGTGCGCCCTTACCGCTCATGTCTCTCCTCGGTGCAGATCTTGCGTGTATCGCTGTGGGGGATGTACCGGACTACGGGGAATACGAGATGGGGAATACGAGGTGGGGGTGTCGACGGGGTCGACGGGTGAAGCGCCGACGCCCTTCCGCCGGTTGCCGCCGACGTGCCGCCCGGTTGTCGTGGGCGTACGCGTCGAGAGCCCACCGGCGGCTCGTCGCCGGCGCCTCAGCGGCGACTCACTGGTTGCCGCAGGCGGAGACGGGCTCGGCGCGCTCACGCTCGCGCTCACCCTCCAACCAGGGCAGGTCGTGCCCCATCCGGTCCCGCTTGGTGCGCAGGTAACGCAGGTTGTGCTCGCCCGCCTGGACCGGCATCGGCTCCCGCCCGGTCACCCGCAAGCCGTGCCGCACCAGGGCGGCGGTCTTGTCGGGGTTGTTGGTCATCAGGCGCAGCGAGCGCACGCCGAGGTCGGCGAGGATCTGCGCGCCGGCGGCGTAGTCCCGCGCGTCGGCGGGGAGCCCCAGCTCCAGGTTGGCGTCGAGTGTGTCGTGGCCCAGCTCCTGGA
Coding sequences:
- a CDS encoding hemolysin family protein, which produces MSALQLLFAVLLVLANGFFVGAEFALVSVRRSQIEPHAAGGSARARTVLSGLENLPQMMAAAQFGITVCSLTLGAVAEPTVARLLEPVFHAVHLPEQLIHPLGYALALAVVVCLHLVIGEMLPKNLAMAAPEKTALWLAPGLVGFARLCRPVTAGLGAAARLVLRLFQVEPKDEVEAVFTSEQLTHLVADSRQAGLLEPGEHERLADALELGSRPITDVLLDPAGLVTVDPAVTPRQIEELTVRTGYSRFPVRGPRGAFMGYLHVKDVLDLEDPERAVPQHVWRPIETLRAELPLDDALTVMRRAACHLAAVADSSGRVLGLVALEDVLEMLVGEVRDPAHVPSHRGADGAASRVSEPRGEPLEERVVVGG
- a CDS encoding hemolysin family protein, translated to MTLSLLLLAAALVLILANGFFVAAEFGLVTVERPEAERAAAEGDRRARAVTRSLGELSFQLSGTQLGITITSLVVGMLAEPALGHLLTGPLTGAGVPGGAVPGVAVVIGMLVASAVQMVIGELVPKNWAVSRPMQVARFVAGPQYAFARFFRPLIAALNAFANRLVRALGVEPTEELASARTPGELVSLARHSARAGAIEQDTADLFVRTLSLGELTAQHVMTPRVRVSALQSTATAQDVLNLTRATGLSRFPVYRERLDEVIGMVHLKDALAVPAHERLRTPAGRIARPPLLVPETLPVQPLLERLRSEQPIAVVVDEYGGTAGVVTLEDIVEELVGEVRDEHDDEAADNPDLTQLSGEDGRPVWEADGGCRVDALRTIGLEAPDGPYETVAGLVADLLARIPVPGDTAELPGWKLSVRQVGHHRAERVRIVRTTAAPAPAPLSDAGTESARFAARVSGPASAPDAAPDSASAPASAGAAR
- a CDS encoding PH domain-containing protein; protein product: MSAPASLPELPVTFRPTRTRLVLLTVGVAVAVCLSATGLLLSRLSPGEKVSFVFTGLLFLSVLVLLSRPKVVADTEGVTVVNVASKRSLAWAEVVRVNLRPGDPWVLLDLSDGTSLAAMGIQPGIAKAQAINDARALRALVEQHGTGHGPKR
- the hisG gene encoding ATP phosphoribosyltransferase, whose protein sequence is MLRIAVPNKGSLSEPASAMLHEAGYRQRKDRRELVLVDTNNEVEFFFLRPRDIAVYVGSGRLDIGITGRDLLLDSGSQAEEIMQLGFAGSTFRYATRPGTAKDVGDFGGMTIATSFPGLVTKHLADNGVDASVVHLDGAVETAIQLGVAEIIADVVETGTTLRNAGLEVIGAPILESEAVVIRRVGAPADDPKVQQFLRRMQGVLVARRYVMMDYDIRVEHVEKAVALTPGLESPTVSPLHHEGWVAVRSMVPAADAQRIMDELYELGARAILTTGIHACRL
- a CDS encoding phosphoribosyl-ATP diphosphatase; translated protein: MANKTFEELFTELQHKAASGDPSTSRTAELVDKGVHAIGKKVVEEAAEVWMAAEYEGADRTAEEISQLLYHLQVMMVARGISLDDVYAHL
- the ribH gene encoding 6,7-dimethyl-8-ribityllumazine synthase translates to MSGKGAPELTVKNCGDLRVAVVAAQWHQKVMDGLVDGALRALHDLGIDEPTVLRVPGSWELPVVAKVLAGRGYDAVVALGVVIRGGTPHFEYVCQGVTQGLTQVSVDTGVPVGFGVLTCDTEEQALDRAGLPGSNEDKGHEAVTAAVATAVTLRSVSEPWH